In Dama dama isolate Ldn47 chromosome 9, ASM3311817v1, whole genome shotgun sequence, the following proteins share a genomic window:
- the FBXL12 gene encoding F-box/LRR-repeat protein 12 isoform X3 yields the protein MRPKVMWHLLRRYMASRLHSLRMGGYLFSGSQAPQLSPALMRALGQKCPNLQRLCLHVANLSMVPIASLPCTLRTLELHSCEISMAWLHKEQDPTVLPLLERIVLDRVPAFRDEHLQGLTRFRALRSLVLGGTYRVTETGLDMGLQELNYLQRLEVLGCTLSADSTLLAISRHLRDVRKIRLTVRGLSAPGLSVLEGMPALESLCLLGPLVTPEMPSPQEILASCLTMPKLRVLELQGLGWEGQEAERILSKGLPHCVVIVRALPKESMDWWM from the coding sequence ATGCGGCCCAAAGTCATGTGGCACCTTCTCCGCCGGTACATGGCATCCAGGCTCCATTCCCTGCGGATGGGCGGCTACCTGTTCTCAGGCTCCCAGGCTCCCCAGCTGTCCCCTGCCCTGATGAGGGCCCTGGGTCAGAAGTGCCCCAACCTCCAGCGCCTCTGCCTGCACGTGGCCAACCTGAGCATGGTGCCCATCGCCAGCCTGCCCTGCACCCTGCGGACCCTGGAGCTGCACAGCTGTGAGATCTCCATGGCCTGGCTCCATAAAGAGCAGGACCCCACGGTGCTGCCCCTGCTCGAGCGCATCGTGCTGGACCGCGTCCCTGCCTTCCGCGACGAGCACCTGCAGGGCCTCACGCGCTTCCGCGCCCTGCGCTCGCTGGTGCTGGGCGGTACTTACCGGGTGACCGAGACCGGGCTGGATATGGGCCTGCAGGAGCTGAACTACCTGCAGAGGCTGGAGGTGCTGGGCTGTACCCTCTCGGCCGACAGCACCCTCCTGGCCATCAGCCGCCACCTCCGAGACGTGCGGAAGATCCGGCTGACCGTACGGGGCCTCTCGGCCCCTGGCCTGTCTGTCCTGGAGGGCATGCCAGCCCTGGAGAGTCTGTGCCTGCTGGGGCCGCTTGTTACCCCGGAAATGCCTTCCCCGCAGGAGATCCTCGCCTCCTGCCTCACCATGCCCAAGCTCAGGGTCCTTGAGCtgcaggggctgggctgggagggtCAGGAGGCAGAAAGAATCCTGTCTAAGGGGCTACCCCACTGTGTGGTCATTGTCAGGGCTTTGCCCAAAGAGTCCATGGACTGGTGGATGTGA